Proteins from a single region of Undibacterium sp. KW1:
- a CDS encoding helix-turn-helix transcriptional regulator — MSSPELVLKVLRSELRAAGVTYKMLADRIGMSESSMKRMFGQRDMSLSRLAEICKASGIAMEDVLRQAADVTPHADTLSLAQEQSLMADPKLLLVAICCLGHWTLEQIIETYHLSEAECVLHLIALDKLEVIELRPLNRYRLKVSPAFHWRPDGPVQQYFRDVVVGDYFDGSFAGQGETLLFVPARVSSHSAMEMVQKIQQLAAELARLHQDDRRLRPEERDGFTLLVGFRSWEFSAFTALRRPETAAPVKGLTHQIHQIGPRKR, encoded by the coding sequence ATGAGTTCTCCCGAATTGGTCTTGAAAGTCTTGCGCTCAGAATTGCGCGCGGCAGGCGTGACTTACAAAATGCTGGCAGACCGTATAGGCATGAGTGAGTCCAGCATGAAGCGCATGTTCGGGCAAAGGGATATGAGCCTGTCGCGCCTGGCAGAAATCTGCAAGGCCTCAGGCATCGCCATGGAAGATGTATTGCGCCAGGCTGCCGATGTCACGCCGCATGCTGATACCCTGAGCCTGGCACAGGAACAATCGCTGATGGCCGACCCCAAATTATTGCTGGTAGCGATTTGTTGCCTCGGGCATTGGACGTTGGAACAAATCATAGAAACCTATCATTTGTCTGAGGCTGAATGTGTCCTGCACCTGATCGCACTCGATAAACTTGAAGTCATAGAATTGCGGCCCCTTAACCGGTATCGCCTGAAAGTGTCGCCAGCTTTCCACTGGCGTCCTGATGGCCCGGTACAGCAGTATTTCAGGGATGTCGTCGTCGGTGATTATTTTGATGGCAGCTTTGCCGGACAGGGGGAGACTTTGCTCTTTGTACCAGCCCGGGTGTCATCGCACAGCGCCATGGAGATGGTGCAAAAGATACAGCAACTGGCTGCCGAGCTGGCACGTCTGCATCAGGACGACCGCCGCCTGAGACCAGAAGAGCGCGATGGCTTTACCTTGCTGGTGGGCTTCCGTTCCTGGGAATTCTCTGCCTTTACGGCACTGCGCCGTCCTGAGACGGCAGCGCCAGTCAAAGGACTGACGCATCAGATTCACCAGATAGGCCCGAGGAAAAGATAA